In Caballeronia insecticola, one DNA window encodes the following:
- a CDS encoding cobalamin biosynthesis protein — MRRALGARAFGDIACVASIDAKRDEAGLLAFCARYRLPLHFFSAEEIVKAPGGAVSHRASKQFNVDGVCEPCALLAGNADTLIVPKTIDGGVTVAIAMMHAPLKNAI, encoded by the coding sequence GTGCGTCGCGCACTCGGCGCGCGTGCGTTCGGCGATATCGCATGTGTCGCGAGCATCGATGCTAAACGTGACGAAGCCGGTTTGCTTGCCTTTTGCGCGCGATATCGTTTGCCTTTGCATTTCTTTAGCGCGGAAGAAATCGTTAAGGCGCCGGGCGGTGCGGTTTCACATCGCGCGTCTAAGCAATTTAATGTCGATGGCGTATGCGAGCCCTGCGCGCTGCTTGCGGGTAACGCAGATACGCTGATCGTGCCAAAGACAATCGATGGCGGCGTAACGGTAGCAATTGCCATGATGCATGCGCCGCTTAAGAACGCGATATAA
- the cobO gene encoding cob(I)yrinic acid a,c-diamide adenosyltransferase: protein MKTDTESHLRMTQRRKEGHEKKQAAADREKGLLIVNTGNGKGKTTAAFGMAVRVLGHGMKLGVVQFIKGALHTSERDFLGAIAQCDFVTMGDGYTWNTQDREADMATARRGWNEARRMIESGDYQMVVLDELNAVLKYEYLPLDEVLEVLKARPSMLHVVVTGRHAPDALVELADLVTEMRLVKHPYREQGVKAQRGVEF, encoded by the coding sequence GTGAAAACCGATACCGAATCGCATCTGCGCATGACCCAGCGCCGCAAGGAAGGCCACGAGAAAAAGCAGGCAGCGGCGGATCGCGAGAAAGGCCTCTTGATCGTGAACACCGGCAACGGCAAAGGCAAGACCACGGCCGCGTTCGGCATGGCCGTGCGCGTGCTCGGTCACGGCATGAAGCTCGGCGTCGTGCAGTTCATCAAGGGCGCGTTGCATACGTCCGAGCGCGATTTTCTCGGCGCAATCGCGCAATGCGATTTCGTCACGATGGGCGACGGCTACACCTGGAACACGCAGGATCGCGAAGCCGACATGGCGACCGCGCGACGCGGCTGGAACGAAGCGCGCCGCATGATCGAAAGCGGCGACTATCAGATGGTCGTGCTCGACGAACTGAACGCGGTGCTCAAATACGAATATCTGCCGCTCGATGAAGTGCTCGAAGTCCTGAAAGCGCGGCCGTCCATGTTGCATGTCGTCGTGACCGGACGCCACGCGCCCGACGCGCTCGTCGAACTTGCCGATCTCGTCACCGAGATGCGGCTCGTGAAGCATCCGTATCGCGAGCAAGGCGTGAAA
- the cobW gene encoding cobalamin biosynthesis protein CobW: protein MQTRKIPVTVVTGFLGSGKTTLMRHILSNARGLRIAVIVNEFGELGIDGEILKGCGIGCDDEAASQDRNLYELANGCLCCTVQEEFYPVMEQLVERRERIDHVLIETSGLALPKPLVQAFNWPSIKNAFTVDAVVTVVDGPAAASGQFAANPVAVDAQRRADPNLDHESPLHELFEDQLSSADLVIVNKTDLMDADALRKVEALVRPEVPAEVKIVPAQMGKLDVHALLGLASASEETIHLRHDHHGSADDAGHADHHHDDFDSVVVHAQVESREQALAALHALVEQHTIYRVKGFAALPGAAMRLVVQGVGRRFDSYFDRRWDAGEAQTQSRFVLIGEDLERDTLQRAFEAALASVPANASAQA from the coding sequence ATGCAAACCCGCAAGATTCCCGTCACGGTCGTGACCGGCTTTCTCGGCAGCGGCAAGACCACGTTGATGCGGCACATCCTGTCCAATGCGCGCGGCTTGCGCATTGCGGTGATCGTCAACGAGTTCGGCGAACTCGGCATCGATGGGGAAATCCTGAAGGGCTGCGGCATCGGCTGCGACGATGAAGCCGCCTCGCAAGACCGCAATCTGTACGAGCTTGCGAACGGCTGCCTGTGCTGCACCGTGCAGGAAGAGTTTTATCCGGTGATGGAGCAACTCGTCGAGCGCCGCGAACGCATCGATCACGTGCTGATCGAGACCTCGGGCCTCGCGTTGCCCAAGCCGCTCGTGCAGGCGTTCAACTGGCCGTCGATCAAAAACGCGTTCACGGTCGATGCGGTCGTCACCGTGGTCGATGGTCCCGCCGCCGCGAGCGGGCAGTTCGCGGCGAATCCCGTCGCAGTCGATGCACAGCGCCGCGCCGATCCGAATCTCGATCACGAATCGCCGCTGCACGAGTTGTTCGAAGATCAGCTTTCGTCGGCGGATCTCGTGATCGTCAACAAGACCGATCTCATGGATGCGGATGCGCTACGGAAAGTCGAAGCGCTCGTGCGTCCCGAAGTGCCGGCCGAGGTAAAGATCGTGCCCGCGCAAATGGGCAAGCTCGACGTGCATGCGCTGCTCGGGCTTGCATCGGCATCGGAAGAGACGATCCACTTGCGGCACGATCACCACGGCTCGGCGGATGATGCAGGTCACGCCGATCATCATCATGACGACTTCGATTCCGTCGTCGTGCACGCGCAGGTCGAATCGCGCGAGCAGGCGCTGGCGGCGTTGCATGCGCTCGTCGAGCAGCACACGATCTATCGCGTGAAGGGGTTCGCCGCGCTGCCGGGCGCTGCCATGCGGCTCGTCGTGCAGGGCGTCGGCCGTCGCTTTGACAGTTACTTCGACCGCCGCTGGGACGCGGGCGAAGCGCAGACGCAAAGCCGCTTCGTGCTGATCGGCGAGGACCTCGAACGCGACACGCTACAACGCGCGTTCGAAGCCGCGCTCGCAAGCGTCCCCGCCAACGCGTCCGCGCAGGCGTAA
- the cobN gene encoding cobaltochelatase subunit CobN, producing MHLLRTTPGGFVDDAQGVMRIDQTSAPIVVLSSADTTLALLASVFPRLEAGFPEVRLANQSFLRQPASVDFYVDDVLRHAKVVIVDHLGGESYWPYGIERIVALAKKERQLLAMFSGDLVEDPNLIGKSTADAAFCRELSRYLREGGARNAEEFLRAIAYRAFGFGREPRLPSPLPAVALYHPARDIAVIEDWQARWTKGAPVVAILFYRAHLQSGNTAVFDAFIDALEAHGMNPLPIAISSLKESVSREVVERLCAEHRASLVLNTTAFAAGVIGEDAAFEVAGDAPVLQVILSGGNRDDWQKDNHGLNSRDVAMHVALPEVDGRIITRAVSFKGLAYHCKHTQVDVVRYQADVERVRFVAELSRRWCKLRDTPNANKRIALVLANYPASEGRIGNGVGLDTPASAIGILSMLAREGYRTGEIPAHGDALIAALTQGVTNDPVVRDLRPALQSLSLEEYLDPYRTLPADARAALEQTWGAPEDDPTVRRGRFMIAGYRCGEVFIGIQPSRSRERNDYASYHDAELVPPHAYLAFYFWLRVRFQADAIVHVGKHGNLEWLPGKSVALSASCWPDAILGPMPHLYPFIVNDPGEGSQAKRRAQAVIIDHLMPPLTRAESYGPLQDLERQVDEYYEALMVDARRAKLLRKSILANIVENRLHEELGLDAPRDIVGEDALLTRADAYLCELKEAQIRDGLHVFGISPQGVQRRDTLLALGRFPVGDAQGANASLITAIARDLQLGDAFDPLDADWAAPWTGPRPHALQTIIDAPWRHHGDTRERLESFAMQLLSGDAAAPGAQASLVLQRLREDVLPRLDACGPQELLQLKRGLEGRFVPPGPSGSPSRGRPDVLPTGRNFYSVDTRALPTQAAWSLGVKSANALVERHVQDHGDFPRAIGLSVWGTATMRTGGDDIAQAFALIGVRPKWAAGSHRVTDFEILPISIFNRPRIDVTLRVSGFFRDAFANLMHLFDAAVQAVAALDDEPADVNPIRARILRERDEWIARGVDAKEARQRAGWRVFSTKPGAYGAGLQELIDAKQWQTDADLSAAYQSTGGYAYSQSGDGVEARASFGARLSTLDVVLHNQDNREHDLLDSNDYHQFQGGMIAAVRYLSGVQPQTYNADHSNPAAPRVRTLNEEIARVVRSRVVNPKWIDGVKRHGYKGASELAATVDYLFGYDATARVVSDHQYALVTDAYVNDADTREFIAQHNPHALQSICERLLEAMERGLWQNPAGYREQVGHHLLDVEQRIEGRQN from the coding sequence ATGCATCTGCTTCGCACGACACCGGGAGGCTTCGTCGACGACGCGCAGGGCGTCATGCGCATCGATCAGACGAGCGCGCCGATCGTCGTGCTCAGTTCCGCCGACACCACGCTCGCTCTGCTGGCGAGCGTGTTTCCGCGGCTGGAAGCGGGCTTTCCCGAAGTGCGGCTCGCGAATCAATCGTTTTTGCGCCAGCCCGCATCGGTCGATTTCTATGTCGACGATGTGCTGCGTCACGCGAAGGTCGTGATCGTCGATCACCTCGGCGGCGAATCGTACTGGCCTTACGGCATCGAACGGATCGTCGCGCTCGCGAAGAAAGAACGGCAACTGCTTGCCATGTTCTCGGGCGATCTCGTCGAAGACCCGAACCTCATCGGCAAGAGCACGGCAGATGCCGCGTTCTGCCGCGAGTTGTCGCGCTATCTGCGTGAAGGCGGCGCGCGCAATGCCGAGGAGTTTCTGCGGGCAATCGCGTATCGTGCATTCGGTTTCGGGCGCGAGCCTCGGCTGCCGAGTCCGTTGCCTGCGGTCGCGCTTTATCATCCGGCACGCGATATCGCCGTCATCGAAGACTGGCAGGCGCGCTGGACGAAAGGCGCGCCCGTCGTCGCGATCCTGTTTTATCGCGCGCATTTGCAGTCGGGCAACACGGCCGTGTTCGATGCGTTCATCGACGCGCTCGAAGCCCACGGCATGAATCCGTTGCCGATAGCGATCTCGTCGCTCAAGGAAAGCGTGAGCCGCGAAGTGGTCGAGCGCCTGTGCGCGGAGCATCGCGCATCGCTCGTGCTGAACACGACGGCATTCGCGGCGGGCGTGATCGGCGAGGACGCGGCATTCGAAGTCGCGGGCGATGCGCCCGTGCTGCAAGTCATTCTGAGCGGCGGCAATCGCGACGACTGGCAGAAGGACAATCACGGCCTCAACTCGCGCGATGTCGCGATGCATGTCGCGCTGCCGGAAGTCGATGGCCGCATCATCACGCGCGCGGTGAGCTTCAAGGGACTCGCGTATCACTGCAAGCATACGCAGGTCGATGTCGTGCGTTATCAGGCCGATGTCGAGCGCGTGCGTTTCGTGGCCGAACTGAGCCGGCGCTGGTGCAAGCTGCGCGATACGCCGAATGCAAACAAGCGCATCGCACTTGTGCTCGCGAACTATCCGGCGAGCGAAGGGCGCATCGGCAATGGCGTGGGACTCGACACGCCTGCATCGGCTATCGGTATTTTGTCGATGCTCGCGCGTGAGGGTTATCGCACGGGCGAAATTCCCGCGCATGGCGACGCGCTCATTGCCGCGCTGACGCAAGGCGTGACGAACGATCCCGTCGTGCGCGATCTGCGTCCTGCGCTGCAAAGCCTGTCGCTCGAAGAATATCTCGATCCGTATCGCACGCTGCCCGCCGACGCGCGCGCCGCGCTGGAACAAACGTGGGGCGCACCGGAAGACGACCCGACCGTGAGGCGCGGCCGTTTCATGATCGCGGGGTATCGCTGCGGCGAAGTTTTCATCGGCATACAACCGTCGCGTTCGCGCGAACGCAACGATTACGCGAGTTATCACGATGCCGAACTCGTGCCACCGCATGCGTATCTCGCGTTCTATTTCTGGTTGCGCGTGCGTTTTCAGGCCGATGCAATCGTGCATGTGGGCAAGCACGGCAATCTCGAATGGCTGCCGGGCAAGAGCGTCGCGCTGTCGGCATCGTGCTGGCCGGATGCGATTCTCGGGCCGATGCCGCATCTCTATCCGTTCATCGTGAACGATCCGGGCGAGGGCAGTCAGGCGAAGCGGCGCGCGCAGGCCGTCATCATCGATCATCTGATGCCGCCGCTCACGCGCGCGGAAAGCTACGGCCCGTTGCAGGATCTCGAACGTCAGGTCGATGAATACTACGAGGCGCTGATGGTCGATGCGCGCCGCGCGAAACTCTTGCGCAAGTCGATACTCGCGAACATCGTCGAGAACAGGCTGCATGAAGAACTCGGGCTCGATGCACCGCGCGATATTGTCGGCGAAGACGCATTGCTCACGCGTGCCGATGCTTACTTGTGCGAGCTGAAGGAAGCGCAAATCCGCGACGGTCTGCATGTCTTCGGCATCTCGCCGCAAGGTGTGCAAAGGCGCGACACGTTGCTCGCGCTCGGCCGCTTTCCGGTCGGCGACGCTCAAGGCGCGAACGCCAGTCTCATCACGGCGATCGCGCGCGATCTGCAACTCGGCGATGCCTTCGATCCGCTCGATGCCGACTGGGCCGCGCCATGGACCGGTCCGCGTCCGCATGCGTTACAGACGATCATCGACGCGCCGTGGCGTCATCATGGCGATACGCGCGAGCGCCTCGAATCGTTCGCTATGCAACTATTATCGGGCGATGCCGCCGCGCCCGGAGCGCAGGCATCGCTCGTGCTGCAACGCTTGCGAGAAGACGTATTGCCGCGCCTCGACGCATGCGGCCCGCAAGAGCTTTTGCAACTGAAGCGCGGCCTCGAAGGACGATTCGTGCCGCCGGGACCGAGCGGTTCTCCATCGCGCGGCAGGCCCGACGTGCTGCCTACCGGACGCAACTTCTATTCCGTCGATACGCGCGCGTTGCCGACGCAAGCCGCATGGTCGCTCGGCGTGAAGTCCGCGAATGCGCTGGTCGAGCGCCACGTGCAGGATCACGGCGATTTCCCGCGCGCGATTGGTCTGTCGGTATGGGGCACGGCGACGATGCGCACCGGCGGCGACGATATCGCGCAGGCCTTCGCATTGATCGGCGTGCGGCCCAAATGGGCGGCGGGCAGTCATCGCGTGACGGACTTCGAAATCCTGCCGATATCCATCTTCAACCGGCCGCGCATCGACGTGACCTTGCGTGTGTCGGGCTTCTTCCGCGATGCGTTCGCGAACCTCATGCATCTCTTCGATGCAGCCGTGCAGGCCGTCGCCGCACTCGACGACGAACCTGCCGACGTCAACCCGATTCGTGCACGCATTCTGCGCGAGCGCGATGAATGGATCGCACGCGGCGTCGATGCAAAGGAAGCGCGGCAACGCGCGGGCTGGCGCGTGTTCAGCACGAAGCCGGGCGCGTACGGCGCGGGCTTGCAGGAACTGATCGACGCGAAGCAGTGGCAGACCGATGCCGATCTTTCCGCCGCGTATCAAAGCACGGGCGGCTACGCGTACTCGCAATCGGGCGACGGCGTGGAAGCGCGCGCGAGCTTCGGCGCGCGGCTTTCGACCCTCGATGTCGTGCTGCATAACCAGGACAATCGCGAGCACGACCTGCTCGATTCGAACGACTATCACCAGTTTCAGGGCGGCATGATCGCGGCCGTGCGCTATCTGTCGGGCGTGCAGCCGCAGACGTATAACGCCGATCACAGCAACCCCGCCGCGCCGCGCGTGCGCACACTCAACGAGGAAATCGCGCGGGTGGTGCGCTCGCGCGTCGTCAATCCGAAATGGATCGATGGCGTGAAGCGGCACGGCTACAAGGGCGCATCCGAACTGGCCGCGACGGTCGATTATCTGTTCGGCTATGACGCGACCGCGCGCGTCGTGTCGGATCATCAATATGCACTCGTCACGGACGCTTACGTGAACGATGCCGACACGCGCGAGTTCATCGCACAGCACAATCCGCACGCGCTGCAATCGATCTGCGAGCGTCTGCTCGAAGCGATGGAGCGCGGCCTGTGGCAGAACCCTGCTGGCTATCGCGAGCAGGTCGGACATCATCTGCTCGATGTCGAACAGCGAATCGAAGGCCGACAGAATTGA
- a CDS encoding ATP-binding protein, whose amino-acid sequence MNDITFPFTALVGQEPLQQALLLAAVDPSIGGVLVSGPRGTAKSTAARALAELLPEGTLVTLPLGASEEQLIGTLDIQSALRDGGVQFSPGLLAKAHLGVLYVDEVNLLPNPLVDQLLDVAASGVNIVERDGISHRHDARFVLIGTMNPEEGELRPQLLDRFGLAVEMSNCFDAHARQQIVKARLAFDADPNTFRARSEAAQAALSKQLHAARAALASFDFDDAVHAHVSALCIAAHVDGLRADLVMLRAARALAALEGASAVTVEHVERVADAVLQHRRKEAQASSDTQAPRNANANTNASNASDEGYMPPEPAGTAKIKQVRPLAAKKA is encoded by the coding sequence TTGAACGACATCACTTTTCCCTTTACCGCGCTCGTCGGTCAGGAACCCTTGCAGCAGGCACTTTTGCTCGCGGCGGTCGATCCGTCTATCGGCGGCGTGCTCGTGAGCGGGCCGCGCGGCACGGCCAAATCGACGGCGGCGCGCGCGCTTGCGGAACTGTTGCCCGAAGGGACGCTCGTTACGTTGCCGCTCGGTGCAAGCGAAGAACAACTGATCGGCACGCTCGATATTCAAAGCGCATTGCGTGACGGCGGCGTGCAGTTTTCGCCCGGACTGCTGGCGAAGGCGCATCTCGGCGTGCTGTATGTCGATGAAGTCAATCTGTTGCCGAATCCGCTTGTCGATCAATTGCTCGATGTCGCGGCGAGCGGCGTGAATATCGTCGAGCGCGATGGCATCTCGCATCGGCATGATGCGCGTTTCGTGCTGATCGGCACGATGAATCCCGAAGAGGGCGAACTGCGGCCGCAATTGCTCGATCGCTTCGGCCTCGCCGTCGAGATGAGCAACTGCTTCGATGCGCACGCGCGCCAGCAGATCGTGAAAGCGCGGCTTGCTTTCGATGCCGATCCGAACACGTTTCGAGCGCGAAGCGAAGCGGCGCAAGCGGCGTTGAGCAAGCAGCTTCACGCGGCGCGCGCCGCGCTTGCATCATTCGATTTCGACGATGCCGTCCACGCGCATGTGAGCGCGTTGTGCATCGCCGCGCATGTCGATGGCTTGCGCGCGGACCTCGTCATGCTGCGTGCGGCGCGTGCGCTGGCTGCGCTCGAAGGCGCATCGGCCGTGACGGTCGAGCATGTCGAACGCGTTGCCGACGCGGTCTTGCAGCATCGGCGCAAGGAAGCGCAGGCGTCGTCGGACACGCAGGCTCCGCGCAACGCGAACGCGAATACGAACGCATCGAACGCATCGGATGAGGGCTACATGCCGCCCGAGCCCGCAGGCACGGCGAAGATCAAGCAAGTGAGGCCGCTCGCCGCAAAAAAAGCCTGA
- a CDS encoding vWA domain-containing protein: MATLRAKRAARLDARHLRYRRQEGAGAVLHCFVLDCSGSMLAGERLARAKGLLVALFDRAYRERADIALVCFGGGRAEVRRQPGAAHWWNERWVAPIGGGGGTPLSLGLASAATVLARAARRKPTHRRRLWLLTDGRTNERPEAPSSADEIVVVDFDEGAIRAGRCAQLAHAWDAQYVSAVALSDG; the protein is encoded by the coding sequence ATGGCGACGCTGCGCGCCAAACGCGCCGCACGTCTCGATGCGCGCCATCTTCGTTATCGACGTCAGGAAGGCGCGGGCGCGGTGCTGCATTGTTTCGTGCTCGACTGCTCGGGTTCGATGCTCGCAGGCGAACGTCTCGCGCGCGCGAAGGGCCTGCTCGTCGCGTTGTTCGATCGCGCTTATCGCGAACGCGCGGACATCGCGCTTGTCTGCTTCGGCGGCGGACGCGCCGAAGTGCGCCGTCAGCCGGGCGCGGCGCATTGGTGGAACGAACGCTGGGTCGCGCCTATCGGCGGCGGTGGCGGCACGCCGCTTTCGCTCGGTCTGGCGAGCGCGGCGACCGTGCTCGCGCGCGCGGCGCGACGCAAGCCCACGCACCGGCGACGCCTTTGGCTGCTGACCGACGGACGCACGAACGAGCGGCCGGAGGCGCCGTCATCGGCGGATGAAATCGTCGTCGTGGATTTCGATGAGGGCGCAATCCGCGCCGGACGCTGCGCGCAACTCGCGCACGCGTGGGACGCGCAGTACGTGAGCGCCGTTGCGCTGAGCGACGGCTAG